The sequence CACATCATTCCTTTACCCCATCGGTCAGAATGGTCGTATCCATCGCCCGGCGTTTTACAAATTGTAAACCCTCCCATTAAGGAGAAAAGAGCCCCTGGACGCCCTAAAAGTACAAAACGTATTCCGTCGAAGGGTGAAGATACTGAAAAAACCGTAAGAACTTGCactcgttgcaaagaaccaggtcatggtAGGGATACGTGCACAGCTTCTTATGACCGAACAGGTGAATCAACTTCTAAAAGGGTAGTAAAAACATCGGCCTCAAAATCGAAGAAGGGTAAGGAGAAGGCCACAGATGCTGAAGCTTTTAAGGCATATTAGTCTCAGTTTTATGCAACGTGCAACTTAGGGAGCGATAATTAGTAACCCACTATCGCAAGTTTATGTCAATTTTATTTTTTATGTATTGTTGGATTTCGTTTgttgtaatgtattgttgtattCTAGGTACCTATtgtgttattttatgtaatttgTTTAACAGGACAGGACACGCACGGACGCAAATCATTATTTGCGTACGCAAGGCTATGCTTGCGTACGCAAGATTTTGCTTGCGTACGCAAGATGTTGCTTGCGTACGCAAGATAGACAAAGATctacacacgcaaggacgcaatatTTTGCTTGCGTACAAAAGACGGCCAAAAATatacacacgcaaggacgcaaagctatgcttgcgtacgcaagcataaccttgcgtccttgcgtgtaaaGTCAAATAAAACTGTTGCAAATACAATTTGCCTATTTACACAAAATTTACATACAGGCCAGCAACCTACTAGCTACAATGTATCAATCAACCTGAATCTCTGATGGTGGAGTTGGTGGCGGCGGTTCTTGTGTATCAAAACGTGCACGGAAGAATGTCCTTGCCATTCTGTTTCTATACTGCTCTGCAACCTTTTTAGGATCTCCAAGGTTGTTAACCTCCTCCCTTCCATAAATAATCCTCTCCATGTGTATGCACACCCAAACCCCACAATCACCCTGACCACCAGTCTGCATTGGCACAATGGGACCAGGCTCAATCATCAACTCCACACTCTCTTTATTTTCATAGTATCTGACAATTTAGGAGTCTTGCATCTTGTTAAAATAGTCAATCGCCTTCAAGTACACTGGCAAGTTGTCACCCAAAATCTTGAAAACTGCGTCAAGTTTTTGTGAACTGACACATCCGGGTAAACTGTCGTACACAAAAACCTTCATTTCTTCTAACTTCAACTGAAGCAGCAGGAAATGTTCTTCGTCATAAAAATGTACTGGGATCAAGACCTGTAACAGACAGACAGACAGGATAAAACAAAAcaacagacgcaaggacgcaagataatCCTTGCGAAGGACCCAAAatatacgcaaggtcgcaaggttaaccttgcgaccaggagacgcaaggacgcaaggggaAATATGTGTCCGGTAACaatgacgcaaggacgcaagataaacCTTGCGAAAACCCAAAAcacacgcaaggtcgcaaggttatCCTTGCGACTagtagacgcaaggacgcaaggataaATTTGCGTCCAGTAacaaagacgcaaggacgcaaaactGTCCTTGCGTCTATCCCAGAAACACAAATGCTGTATATATACTAGTGTTTACCTGATCACAGTCAGCCCAAGATGGATATAGGTCAACACTGCCGTCTCCAAGTCCAATTAAGTACATGTAATATGGAGGATTATGGCCAATAATTCCCTCTCCATCTGTTGTAGATTCCTCCTGTGTGCCCACCTCCTTCTGAGTATTGTCAAATAAGTGTTGAGTATTGTCAAAATAAGTTTTGAACCTCTCAAACATGTTCAGGAATTCCAGTGGCATAATAGTCCATCGAGAACTTGCTTTAAGCACCTCAGCTGGAAACTCAGGAGTGGCATAAACTTGACTGGCTCGGGGAAGAAATCTCTGATGATATCTCAAAAGAAATGTAGCCCAGCCGTCAATGTGCTATAAATATAACAAGTTAATATACAGTGTGACCTTAGTATAAAATaaattgtataaaaatatataaaattaacaaAAGAATAACAAACTTACAAACTTACCAAGTTATCCAAATAACCAGAATGTCTTAATCCCAGTAATCGAAGCCAAAAGTCttgatttataaaaatgaattgttCATTTTGAAAGATGAACATGCAACGCGTCTCTTGCTTGCTCTCAATCATTGTCTTTGGATCTTTTGCTGAGCCTGCATGCTTTCTACCATCTCTCCAGGCATTAGGTGGCGGTGGTTGGAGAGTTCCTTGATCATTTATAAACCTGTCAATCATCCCCCAAATTTCTTCCTCAGTAGCCCAGTCTTGTTCCTTTCTTTTTCTCTTATTCACTTTAACAGACTGCTTATCAACACTTACCTACAATAATTCAACAAATAAGGTTAATTTAAATTAATACaaacagacgcaaggacgcaaacaatcTCTTGCGTGTGTGGAACCAtcgagacgcaaggacgcaagaacagACTTGCGCCTATAAGAAagcagacgcaaggacgcaaatgtTTGCTTGCGCTAGAAAAACTCACCTCGGCTGCTGCATCTGTGTCCATGGGTACCACATCCTGATTAATTTGTTGTTGTCCTTGATCTTCTTCAGTCCCTAACCGTACAACATTCATGCTTTCCACTTTCTCAACCACATCTTTTGACAACTGAGTAAAAAACAAATGATAATTTAGTAAACAGATATTCGCAAGGACGCAAACTCAACCTTGCGACACgccgacgcaaggacgcaagaatacCCTTGCGTGCCTACTCGCCAGGACACAAGAACACCCTTgcgacacgcaaggacgcaaggtatgtCTTGCGTCCGAAACAGTCACAGAAAACACCATTATTTAGCCATTGTTTACTGCAATAATTTAACATACAACTTTTTTAATTTGCTGAAATGTACCTTCTCAATGGGTTTTCTGTACCCAGGTGTTGTGAATGGGGACCTTAATACACCAGTTGGCTTTCTTTCTCTGATTCCACGTCGAATGTGCATTGGAGAAGGCCTTTCAATCTCATTATTAGACAAAGATCGATTGAAACACGTATCATCATCCTAAACACAATAAAGAAGATAGATAGATAATAAATCAATGGGATAAATCAATATTCAATTAATaccaaaaataataaataaatcaattcAATTCACTCTAcctgatattgttgttgttgttgttgttgcgataaaAGTTTTTCGTGTTGCATAACAAGTTGTTTGCAATCAATTAACTCTTTCTCTTGTTTGTCCATCCGCTTTGTCAACAACTCTAACATACGATGTAAATTGTGTACATCGTGAGGGCCCTCTGTATGAACATCTTCTGTTGAATGCACACGGGGTGTCTGCTGGGACCCATCAACAACTGGATCAACTGGATCAACTTCATCTTCTTGCACCTCATCCTCGATCTCATCTTCTGGTACCTTTCCTCCTCGAAAGTACACGTCACTCTGAATCCACCATTGACAACTCTTTTCTGTTTCAGTTGGCTGCAGACCACGTAAAGGTCTCTTTTTCTTGGGACACTCATCCtacaattaattatttaattatcaaATAAGAATATTAGCAGAAACGAATAGGCAAAGACGCAAAGAAAAGCTTGCGTCATTGTACGCAAGGTCGCAAACAGCTCTTGCgaccacacgcaaggacgcaagctccACCTCTTGCGTCCACACGCAAAGACGCAAGAGACACTTTGCGTCCACTTAAAAAAACACACGCAAGGACTCAAGGCATGCCTTGCGCCCATTCCAGAACCTGTCTGTAACCAGATAACAGATAAACTATGCAACAATTTAGGATAGGCTAACATTTTTAAAATGTAACTAACCTGAATATCTAGGAGTTTAATGTATTCAGACATTTCAAATGACTCGGCAAATGAACGCTTCCAAAAAagagccctcggtactccattcttgtcaGTCTTTTTTGCAAACGgtttaatggtacgacggtaagactcgagaatccaaatctgcaAATAAAAAAACAATTTATGTTGCATCTTAAATATTAACATTAAGCAATAAATATTCAACCATTTACCTTGAATGCCCACATAAATCTCGCCAAAGTGTACGCCTTtccactctctaattggctttcacGAATAACAAACCCTTCACTAACCGCTTCGTAAGTTGGCtcccaaatacgagacccccaAGGGTACTGATTAGCACGCGCTAACTCTTCGACTAGCCATAAAAACTTTTTATTCACAACATGGATCCCTTGTTTACCCATAAAACCTCTCTCTACAATCAAGATAATTGCTAATCGCACCACATCATCGTCACTAATACGGCTGTGATCAGATTTTAAAAGCATCTTTTCAACATCACTAATCAAAACATTTTGAgaatctttaaaacccttaaataaaCGTCGTCTAATAGGTGCGGTCTGGACGTCATAATTATTcgggatgtaatgtgccatgtccgtccggCTACTAAACAAAAAACCCGTAACAAGACAAAATTCACGGCGACCAAATCTAATCGAAAAATTGTTCTGGAAATGAAATCATATATCCTCATGCTCATCGGGGTACTTAACATTATCTAGTCTATCCGGCCGCACACTCTTCCGTTGGAGCATGCAATGTACAAGCCCGGGATCATTACCAaagtattctagatctaaccatggACCGAAACACGTTTCTTTAAACTTTTTAATTTGATTCTCAGTCATGACCTTCTTCACATCCCCTATAACGCTCAACTTATTCTTCATCGTTAACTTTCCTTCCACAAATCCATGCATAAGTAACAATAAAATCAGCAGAAAGTAACAGGACGCAAGAACGCAAGATAAAACTTGCGTCCGTTTAATTGACCATCGCAAGGACGCAAAGACAAGCTTCTGGGaacacgcaaggacgcaaagatAACCTTGTGTCCACTAGCTTTGCGTACGCAAGCACGCAAACTAGGTCTTGCGTCTGGTCAATTTTCATAATTTTACGAGCAGTTAATGTATGTTTCACTCGAACATATAACCCAAAATACAGTTGCATGTCATAAAACAACGGTTGTACTTCGTTAAACACAAATACACCTCGAACAGACATTTCATCGAGCAGTTGGTGTGCACATTTATACAATTCGCATCGAAGCCAAAATAAACAGATAACACACACATAAACAACAAAGGTATCACTAACCTGGGTGCTCGCCATCGTTGCAAGGTTGATTCCTTGATTATTTGCTTGATTACTTCGTGAAAACCCGATTTATTTTGCGTGAAAACCCTAATACTTCGTGAAAACCCTTGTAGGCTAGTATAAGAAGTCACGGTGGTAGCAAGAGGGGTTAGGTGGTGGTGGAGATGATGAAGGAGGAGAATCCGGTAGTAGTAATGGAAGAGGGTTTGCGTTTGTGCTTGCGTTGTTGCGAATCGCCTGTGTGACTTTATTTGCGTGTTTGCGAAGTCGGATGAAAGTGTGGAGTGACAGGTTGAAAAATGTCATTTAACCGTAATTTTTTTAGAAAAGACGCAAATGCGCAAGGTCGCAAGgtaccttgcgccttgcgagggcattttgtcaaaaaaaaaaaaaaaaaaatttgggatcTGTTGCAAGGGGACCAAAATATTTGagcattttggtgataatcccattTACATATGTGACCCCATTGTATTTGAAGCCCATCAACATGTATCTCTTTCTGAAACCCAACAATGTGTTGTTGTATCTGAAGCTCAGCAGCCAACAATTATTTTttgttatgatatatatatatatatatatatatatatatatatatatatatatatatatatatatatatatacatatatatacatatatgtgggaaggatcaatggggaagtaaccaatcggggggaagcggggtgaaacaaaatttttttgttttttttttttttttggaatttttttttccggcatcaagatcacacgaaaatatgaacatttagaagagacacttcgtgatgaatgttattatttatgcgggaaaacgatcgacaaaaataacattcaagataatat comes from Rutidosis leptorrhynchoides isolate AG116_Rl617_1_P2 chromosome 4, CSIRO_AGI_Rlap_v1, whole genome shotgun sequence and encodes:
- the LOC139843162 gene encoding uncharacterized protein; this translates as MASTQDECPKKKRPLRGLQPTETEKSCQWWIQSDVYFRGGKVPEDEIEDEVQEDEVDPVDPVVDGSQQTPRVHSTEDVHTEGPHDVHNLHRMLELLTKRMDKQEKELIDCKQLVMQHEKLLSQQQQQQQYQVE